DNA sequence from the Ruminococcus albus 7 = DSM 20455 genome:
GGATACGTATAAAGAACAATATACTTATCCCCCTGACAAACCAAATCAATTGGTATGTCGGCGGTCATCCTCCGATTTACTGTTTTGCTGAAAATGAGGGAGATCCTTTTTCAAAAGGATCTCCCTCATCTATGTCATAATCCCTTTTTAATGATCCCGTTCAGTCTAAGATCTGCCACCGATTCTCTGGTTACCAGTTCGGGAGTAAAAAGTATATCCCTGGGCTGGTCAACACGACCCTCGATCATACCAAGAAGCAGTTCAGCTGCAGCTTCTCCCAGTTTTTTCTGCGGATGATGCACCGTTGTCAGCGGCACCTCACATATAGATGCATACCTTGAATCATCTATGCCGACCACAGATATATCCCCAGGCACCTTTATATCCCTGTCCCTGCAAAGTTTCAGCAGCCTGACCGCTATCTTGTCGTTATAGCACACCACAGCCGTCTTTCCTTTGAGCAGACTTACCAGCTTATCCTCTGCACTGCTGAACATATCTTCTCTTTCCGATGTTGCGAACCACATAACATTACGCTCTGATTCGCGTATCCCATGCCTCAGACAGCTCTGCATATATCCGCTGTAACGCTTATGCCCCTGCAGATCGTCCAGCGCAAAAATACCTGCTATCGCTGTATGTCCGCAGTCAAACAGATGATCCGTCACCGTTCTTCCCGCAGCAATATCATCCATCGCCACGCAGGGCTGGTCTGCCCATGGGTACTTCGCGTTGAAGAACACCAGCGGGATATTCTCACGCTTCAGCTTTGCATAAAGTTCCATATTCGGATTCGGCAGCGCACTCTTTGAAGGCTCGACTATCAGCCCCTGCACGCCGTTTGCCAGCATACTCTCAAGTGCCTGAGTTTCCTCATATACCTGATTGTGAGTTATCGCCAGCTGCATAGTGCAGCCCGCAGCCCCGAGAACGCTCTCCACGCCTGTAACTATATGCGGGAATATGTAATCACTGAAATAAGTTGATATTACACCTATGCTGCCCTTGACGGATACCGGCGCTGAAACAGCCGTCCTGCTGCCAACAAAGGTACCGCTTCCGCGTACACGTACTATTATATTCTCGCTTTCAAGCATCATCAGTGCCTGCCTGACAGTCTGTCGGCTTACACCATGTATCTCACAAAGCTGTTTTTCGGTAAGGAAACGATCATTGTGCTTCAGCCCTTTTTCAGCTATATATTCCTTGACCCAGTCCACGATCAACATATATTTATAATTATCCATTACTGCCCCCCTGCAAGTTGTATGACAAATTTTACCACACGCATATATATGACATTACTAATCAGACAAATTATAACACGATTTCCACCATTTGTAAATACAACTTCACGAAATCTCAACCGCTTTTGTATAGTTAGCAAATTCACCGCGGTGCTCTTTGTCAGTTTTAACCAAAGATATCCTATTATTATCCGCCGGAAGAACTTGTACGGTCTGCAGTTCCTCAGCGCTGAATGTCATCAACTACAAAACATCGGATAATACTGTTTTTTTGTATTTAGTATTGAAATTCAGTCTTAGTTGTGTTATAATGGAATAAGTATACAGTTAGAGGGTCATCATGTCCCGCGCTGTTGTTTCGATGTAAATCTCTGCATAGCAAAGAGGGTAAAATTTATGAGCAAAAATTATGATGTTATCATTGCAGGCTGCGGCGCTGCGGGTCTTTACGGGGCGATCAACCTCCCTTCCGATCTGAAGGTCCTGGTACTCGCCAAGCGTGAGCTTACTCTGTGTAATTCCGCACTGGCACAGGGCGGTATCGCAGGTGTTTATAAAAGCCCGGAGGATTCTCCCGAATTCCACAAGGAGGATACCTTTATAGCAGGCGGCTTTGAGAACGATCCCGATTCCACCGAGGTACTCGTTACCGAGGCGGCGCTGGATATCGACAGGATAATACAGCTGGGCGTTGAATTTGATAAGAAGCCGGACGGTGATTATCACCGCACCCTTGAGGGCGGTCACGGCAAGCACCGCATATTCCACCATAAGGATGCTACGGGCTACGAGATAGAGACCAAGCTGCTCGCTTATGTTCAGACTCTCCCCAATGTGGAAATATGGGAGAATGCCCTGATGTGCGATTGTCACAAGGTAGGGGACGGCTTCTCCTTCCTTATATTAAAGGACGGCGAATACATCACCTGCAATTCCCATAAGACCATATTCGCAACGGGCGGTATCGGCAGAGTTTACGAGTTCACTACCAATTCAGCTATCGCTACAGGTGACGGCATAGCCAAGGCATACGATATGGGCGCAAAGATAAAGCATCTCAGCTATATACAGTTCCACCCCACCGCATTCAACAACCGCAAGACCAGAGAGTGTTTCCTGATATCCGAAGCTGTACGCGGCGAGGGCGCTTATCTGCTCAACTGCAAAAAGGAAAGATTCATGCAGAACTATGACCGCAGACTTGAACTTGCTCCCCGAGATGTTGTATCGCATTCTATCATATTCGAAGCAAAGAAAACAGGCTCGGACGAGTTCTATATAGATATATCCCATAAGGATCCCGAGTTCGTAAAGAACCGATTCCCGATGATATACAAGAACCTGCTGGAAGCAGGCTACGATATGACCAAGGAACCTGTGCCCATATTCCCGTGTCACCACTACCTTATGGGCGGCATAAATGTTGATACCTATGCAAGAACGAATATCGAAGGTATGTATGCCTGCGGCGAATGCTCTCACACGGGTGTTCACGGCAACAACAGGCTTGCAAGCAATTCTCTGCTGGAAGCTCTGGTATTCTCACGCCGCGCAGCGCATGACATCGCAAAGAAGATAGACAAGAGCAAGAAGCTGGAAAGCTATGATTACAAGATAGACGAAAACGCCGAGCATATCCCCTCGGGACTGCGCCGTGAGATAAGGTCTATCATGCAGAGATCCTATTTTGTACTGCCCGATATCGGCAGCCTGCAGGATTCTCTTACAAGAGTCGCTCACATACGTGAAATGCTGATAAAAGGCAATTACAAGCTAGACCGCGATTATGTCGAGGCAAGGAGCCTTGCGACGGTAGCTTACATCGTTCTTACCGAGGCTGTTGAGATAGCCTTTGAGAGCGTGCCACTTGATTACGTTGACTACGAACACGGATTCTGATGACCCCACGGAGGTAATATTATGAGACTTATGCAATTCCAGATAGATGATATCATCAAGACAGCACTGCTGGAGGATATCAATTATATTGACGTTACTACAGACCTGCTGGTAAGCGATGATGCTGTCAGCACTGCCAAGTATGTTTCCAAAGACGAGGGTATCCTCTGCGGAATAGAAGTTGCGCTGAGAGTATTCAAGCTGCTGGATGACAGAGTATCATTCCGCATTTTCATACATGACGGTGAAGTTGTACAGAAAGGTGATATCATAGCTGAGATAACAGGCCCCACAAGGGCACTGCTGAAAGGTGAGCGCACTGCGCTGAATCTGGTGCAGCATATGTCGGGCATCGCTACAGCTACCAATAAGTGTGTACAGCTTATCGAGGGCACAAAGGCAAGCGTTGCCGATACAAGAAAGACTCTCCCGGGACTCAGGGCTATACAGAAGTATGCAGTGACCGTGGGCGGCGGTAAGAATCACCGCTATAATCTCTCCGACTGTGCTATGCTGAAAGATACTCATCTTGATGCTTACGGCAGCATGACAGGCGCTGTCAACGCACTGCGCGAAAAAGCAGGTCATACTGTCAAGATAGAAGTCGAAGTTGCCGATATGGATATGCTTAAAGAAGCCCTTGACCTCGGTGTTGAGATAATCATGCTGGATAATATGTCCAACGAGGAAATGGCAGAAGCCGTTAAGCTGACAAACGGCAGGGCACTGCTGGAAGCTTCCGGCAACGTCACCGAAAAAACTATCCGCGGCATAGCTGAAACAGGTGTTGATATAATCTCTCTTGGTGCACTGACTCACTCTGTCAAGGCATTCGATATCTCCATGAAGATGGTGAAATGATACTGCAAAATGCAACCTGTTGTTGCGGGATCTCAAAGTATAGTTGGTAGATTTTTGCCGTCAAACGTGATATTATTAAAATATGATCAGAACTACGCAAACGACATAAACACACGATTTATGTCGTTTGCTGTATATTGAGGCATAATATACAGACATATCACTGATCAAAACGGAGGACTGTCAAATGAACATGAATGTAAATACTTCATTCCACGTAAACGGCACAAGCAGAAATGTTTCATCCGCATTCGTTATAAGTTTAGTAATGGCGATATTCATACTGATAGGCGGTATATTCAGTACAGTAGGTATCATTATAGGCAAAAGCATCGAGAAAACAAAGGCACGATGCACCGTCCCCATCGAAGCGTATGTCATCAGCTACAAATATAATGAAGACGGTCTGACTTCACCGGTCTACAGCTATAAGTTTGAGGGCGCAGACTACGAATTCTCAACGAATTCTTATTCAAATCACCCTCCCTATAATGTCGGCGATAATGCAGAGATCATGATAGACCCAGATTCTCCGAATAAAGCATTTGTACCAGCAGATAAAACCACTGCTTTTGTAGCAACTCTTTTCAAGTACATGGGATTGGGTTTTGTGGGTGTCGGTATTATAGTGATACTTGTGGGGCTGTTCCTTTCTCACCTCGGTAAAAAGCAGGAACAGAACGACGATATCAGCAAATATGAACAGTGGCAGTAAACTGCAACTTTTCGTTGCGAAATTGTAAATTTTAGTTGGTGGAAAAAGGCACAGGAAAGTGCTAATATATGTGTATAGAAAAAACCATGTACAACAAAACGGAGGTAGAAGAAAATGGCAATAAGAAGAAATACTAAGTCAAGTCCCGGATTTATGATATTCTTTGGTTTGATATGGGTGATAATCGCACTTGTTATGTTCTATACCAGCAGCGTCACAAGAAATATGCATAAGCGCTGTACTGAATCCACAACCGGTGTGGTCCAGTCTGTAAGTTCGGAGCGCAGGACTAGAAAATCAGGTAAACACCGCAGAGTAACTTACTACGTTTATAGGACAAACTATGCGTTTGATGCAGATAACAAAACCGTTTACGGTACTTCAACTCTCAGCGCATCCGAGAGACTCGAAACAGGCTCTACCCTTGCTGTAAAATACAATCCTTCAAATCCCGAAAAGGAGCATTATACAAGATACGATGAAAACGGCAAAGGCGGTATGATCGTATCAGGATTCTTTGGGGTTATAGGACTTATCGTTGTCATCAGCGGGATCAGCCAGAAAGCAAAGTCAGGCGGTTCCGGTTTTAGCAGAGCTGCAGCAGGCACAGGCGTTTTACTGAATGGCATGAACAACAATAGCAACTACAATTACAACACCTATAACAGCAACGGTTATAATAACGGCTACAACAATAATAACTACAACAACGGTTATAACAATAATTATAATAACGACTATAACAACAATAACTACAACAACGGTTATAACAATAATTATAATAACGACTATAACAACAATAGCTATAATAACGGCTATAACAGCAATAACTACAACAACGGTTATAACAATAGCTATAATAACGACTATAACAACAATAACTACAACAATGGTTATAACAGTAATTATAATAACGGCTATGACAATAACAACGTATACAGCGGAGGGAACGACTACAACGACTTCAATCAGCTGAACTGATCTGTTTAGATTTCCAACTATCCTTCACCATATTATTGTAAACATTTCGCACGGTACGGCTAAGCAGGCTGTACCGTGCCGAATGTCGTTATAAGAAAAAATTTAAGGAGGTATCGGCATGGCATCGATCCTTGACGGTCAAAGACAATTCCACATACAGACCTTACCCGATGAGGTAGGCAGATACGTTATTCTTCCGGGTGACCCGGGACGTGTACCTAAAATAGCCGCACTGCTGGACAATGCTGTACAGGTGGCAAACAACCGGGAATACAATGTATACACAGGCACTCTCGACGGAGAAAAGGTCACGGTATGTTCAACGGGTATCGGCGGACCCTCCGCGGCGATAGCTGTTGAAGAACTTGCAAAATGCGGCGCAGATACGTTTATACGCATAGGCACCTGCGGCGGTATCGACCTGAAAATATGGGGCGGCGATCTGATAATAGCAAGCAGTGCCATACGCGCTGAGGGCACTTCATACGAATACCTGCCCATAGGCTACCCTGCTGCAGCGGATTATTCAGTAGTAAGGGCGCTTGCAGACAGCGCAGAAGAGCTTTCTGCGGATGAGAACGGCAAAAGGTATCACGTTGGAGTAGTACACTCAAAAGACAGCTTTTACGGTCAGGTTGAACCCGAACGTTCAGGAGTGGCAGACTATCTTCTGCCGCGCTGGAAAAGCTTTGTTAAATGCGGCTGTCTGTCCTCGGAAATGGAGTGTGCAGCCATATATTCCGTGGGCATGGTACTGGGAGTACGCTGCGGCGGCGTGCTCACCGCACTCTGGAACATGGAACGCTCCAAGCAGGGGCTGCCCGACACCATGACCGATGACAGTTCACGCGGCATAAAGTGCGCTGTTGAAGCCATACGCAAACTGATACATCAGGACAAGCATCAGTAAGCAAATGTTCCATGCGGGTCATTTGTTTACGCCAAGCAACTTAGGTTCTGTAAACCGCTATTTTCTGTGGTTTGTCAGCGGGATGACCACATTCTTTTATAATGTATCCACACTAAAGATCGTCGTTAATTCTCGACAATATAGCGAGATACGAATAGTATAAAATACTCAAAGAAATCATAAATACAAAAATCAATTTGTGATAAGTCGAAAAATGTCAAAATCAGGCTTGACAAAAGGTTATTAATGTTTTATACTTATTGTGTACATTATGTTCAAATTTTAAAATTTGTAACAAGTATATTATGAAGAGCAGGAGGATAAAGTTATGAAGTTTTGTGCTAAATGCGGTGCGCAAATGGAAGACGGAATGAAGTTCTGTGGTTCTTGCGGAGCTGTAGTTTCCGACGATGCCGCAACACAGCAGCCACAGTATGGCCAGACACAGCCGTACAACAACTATGCACAGGGTGTAGCTGCTGCACCAAAGCAGCCTAATCAGACTGTACAGAAGATAGTGGCAAAGGTTAAGAAAAACCCACTGATCGCCATTATACCCTTAGCCGCACTTGTAGCAGTGATCGTGCTGATAATCGTTCTGGTAAATGTTACTAAGTATCAGAAGATCGATGCTAAGGAACTGTTCAGATTTGAATTCGAGGGTCTGAACAGCCATGGTACAGTAACAGGTGAGCTCAATGCATATCCCGCTGATGTGTATGACGATTATGACAAGATACTTGCGATGAGCAAGGATATGAAGAATCTCACCAATGTAGTTGATGCCGAGGACGCAGAATATCTTGCGAGACTTTTAGGCACAGATAAGAAGGTATCTCCTTATCTGTCCCTCGATCCGGCAGAGCTGAAGAAGGTATGGACCAAGGCTAAAGACCCTGCAGAAATGGTTTCCATGAGAAAAGCACTTCTGCAGACGAATTCCAAGAAAAATTTCACTATCAAAGCCAAGTTCAACAAGGAGAAGGATCTGAAGAACGGTGACAAGATAAAGGTAACTGTTGATTATGATGAGAAGGCTCTGAAAGATGCTAAGATCAAGCTCACTAATACCGAGTTTGAGATCGAGGTCAAGAACCTTGAGGACGGCATCGAGTTCGATCCTTTCGACAGCAAGTACCTGACTGTTTCTTTCGAGGGCGTTGACGGCAGCGGTTCCATGAATATGTCTACTACTTCGGATACACCCGAGGAAATAAGATATCAGAGCGACAACAAGTATGACCGCAACCTGAAGAATGGTGACAAGGTAACTATCACCTGCTCTACTTACGATGAGCTGAAGCCCGCAGGTGATGCTTTCTACTTTGAGAGCGACAATAAGTTCTACATTATTAAGAGTAAGGATGCTCTCACCAAGGAGATCGAAGTAACAGGTCTTACTGAGCTGAAGGAGATCGACGTATTTGAGAACATCAAGTTCAAGTTCGAGAGAGGTACACCTTTCCTGGATGTTTCCCGCGTTGACAATGACGATATGGACAAGGTGATCGTTGATAACGTAAGCTTCTCTGTCCTGGACGGCGAAAACCTGAAAGTAGGCGACAAGTTCAAGGTAAAAGCTTATCCTTACAGCAGCCTGAGCGAAGAAGGCTACAAGATCAAGGGTGAGCCCGATTCTGAAGGTTACTTCATAAAGGAATTCACTGTTGATGATACTATGCCTGCATACGTTACATCAGCTAACGGCCGTGCTGCTTATGAAAGCGCCGACTTCAAGGATATGATCGCTGACGAAGAGAGCGAGCTCAAGGAACACCTCCAGGGCAAGAGCTCAAGTTGGCTGTTCTATGATACTAACGTTGAATATGATGGCGATATCGAGAAGATAGAAAGCCTGACACTGAAAGACGTTTATGTTTCTTTCACAGACAAGAACAATTCCAGAAATATCAGTGACTATGTAAACAGAATATACGGTGTATATGATGTTAAGGTCAAGACAGACGGCGAAGAAAAGCAATCCGCATCCTTCATCGCAGTAGTATTTGCTGACAATATTATCTGTGACAACGGAAAGTTTATCAAGCAGTCCAGCTACAGCAGCTTCTCGTTCCACTTCTATGGTTCTATGGCTGACTTCAACAAGGAGATCAGCGGCAAGGAAGGCTACACACTTACCAAGTGCGGCAGCTCAGGTGAAGTAAAGGATAAGCCTGACGATTCCAAGCCGGAAGAAACTACCACAACCACTACCGCTAAGCCCGAAAAGGACAACAAGGACGACAGCAAGGTAGAAAAGACTGACGATTCCAAGGCTGAGGAGAAGGACGACTCCAAGGACAAGGAAAAGGAAACCAAGAAGGAAACTGAAAAGGCAACCGAAAAGGCAGAAGATAAACCTGCTGACGAGGAAAAAGCTTCCTGATAAAAATAATTACAGCCCCCTGATATATGAGCGGAACTGATATAGAAGTTTTCAGCCATAGTATTTCTGATTTACAGTCAGAAGTACTATGGCGTTTTTATTGACAATGCAGCAATGTTATGCTATAATTGTTACGAACATAAATCGGAATATGAGGAGGTATGATGTTTTGCACAGGCTTATAATAGTGGAAGGTTTACCTTGTTCGGGCAAAAGCACAACTTCAAAACATATTGCAAATAGTATTGGCGCAAAATTCTATGATGAAGGAAGCGGAGATCATCCGGCTGATTATGAATTTCATGCTTTTGTAAAACAAAGCGAATTTAGTAAATTTTCACCAGAAGAACAGGTGCTGATAAAACAGGCTGCAGTTTCCGGACCCTACGGATATATTATCTCTCTGAAACATTTCAGCGGTGAGCTTTTTGATAAGCTTTTACAGTACAAGATTTATGATTTTCTGCCTTGGGAAACTGAGAGTCCCATAATGCTTGACAAATGGAAAGAATTTATTGATGCGGTCAAACCGAATGAACGATATGTGTTTAACTGCGTATTATTGCAAAACCCAATGTGTGAAACAATGATGCGTTTCGGATTTGATACTCAAAAGTCATCAGAGTATATCAACAGCATATGTGAAATCATAAGACCGCTGGATCCGTTTATTGTCTATCTTCATAACAATAAAATAAGAGATTCAATAGAAAAAACTGTTTCTGAACGTGGAACGGATTGGCTGAACG
Encoded proteins:
- a CDS encoding GntR family transcriptional regulator, with product MDNYKYMLIVDWVKEYIAEKGLKHNDRFLTEKQLCEIHGVSRQTVRQALMMLESENIIVRVRGSGTFVGSRTAVSAPVSVKGSIGVISTYFSDYIFPHIVTGVESVLGAAGCTMQLAITHNQVYEETQALESMLANGVQGLIVEPSKSALPNPNMELYAKLKRENIPLVFFNAKYPWADQPCVAMDDIAAGRTVTDHLFDCGHTAIAGIFALDDLQGHKRYSGYMQSCLRHGIRESERNVMWFATSEREDMFSSAEDKLVSLLKGKTAVVCYNDKIAVRLLKLCRDRDIKVPGDISVVGIDDSRYASICEVPLTTVHHPQKKLGEAAAELLLGMIEGRVDQPRDILFTPELVTRESVADLRLNGIIKKGL
- a CDS encoding L-aspartate oxidase; its protein translation is MSKNYDVIIAGCGAAGLYGAINLPSDLKVLVLAKRELTLCNSALAQGGIAGVYKSPEDSPEFHKEDTFIAGGFENDPDSTEVLVTEAALDIDRIIQLGVEFDKKPDGDYHRTLEGGHGKHRIFHHKDATGYEIETKLLAYVQTLPNVEIWENALMCDCHKVGDGFSFLILKDGEYITCNSHKTIFATGGIGRVYEFTTNSAIATGDGIAKAYDMGAKIKHLSYIQFHPTAFNNRKTRECFLISEAVRGEGAYLLNCKKERFMQNYDRRLELAPRDVVSHSIIFEAKKTGSDEFYIDISHKDPEFVKNRFPMIYKNLLEAGYDMTKEPVPIFPCHHYLMGGINVDTYARTNIEGMYACGECSHTGVHGNNRLASNSLLEALVFSRRAAHDIAKKIDKSKKLESYDYKIDENAEHIPSGLRREIRSIMQRSYFVLPDIGSLQDSLTRVAHIREMLIKGNYKLDRDYVEARSLATVAYIVLTEAVEIAFESVPLDYVDYEHGF
- the nadC gene encoding carboxylating nicotinate-nucleotide diphosphorylase yields the protein MRLMQFQIDDIIKTALLEDINYIDVTTDLLVSDDAVSTAKYVSKDEGILCGIEVALRVFKLLDDRVSFRIFIHDGEVVQKGDIIAEITGPTRALLKGERTALNLVQHMSGIATATNKCVQLIEGTKASVADTRKTLPGLRAIQKYAVTVGGGKNHRYNLSDCAMLKDTHLDAYGSMTGAVNALREKAGHTVKIEVEVADMDMLKEALDLGVEIIMLDNMSNEEMAEAVKLTNGRALLEASGNVTEKTIRGIAETGVDIISLGALTHSVKAFDISMKMVK
- a CDS encoding DUF3592 domain-containing protein — translated: MNMNVNTSFHVNGTSRNVSSAFVISLVMAIFILIGGIFSTVGIIIGKSIEKTKARCTVPIEAYVISYKYNEDGLTSPVYSYKFEGADYEFSTNSYSNHPPYNVGDNAEIMIDPDSPNKAFVPADKTTAFVATLFKYMGLGFVGVGIIVILVGLFLSHLGKKQEQNDDISKYEQWQ
- a CDS encoding DUF3592 domain-containing protein → MAIRRNTKSSPGFMIFFGLIWVIIALVMFYTSSVTRNMHKRCTESTTGVVQSVSSERRTRKSGKHRRVTYYVYRTNYAFDADNKTVYGTSTLSASERLETGSTLAVKYNPSNPEKEHYTRYDENGKGGMIVSGFFGVIGLIVVISGISQKAKSGGSGFSRAAAGTGVLLNGMNNNSNYNYNTYNSNGYNNGYNNNNYNNGYNNNYNNDYNNNNYNNGYNNNYNNDYNNNSYNNGYNSNNYNNGYNNSYNNDYNNNNYNNGYNSNYNNGYDNNNVYSGGNDYNDFNQLN
- a CDS encoding nucleoside phosphorylase, which translates into the protein MASILDGQRQFHIQTLPDEVGRYVILPGDPGRVPKIAALLDNAVQVANNREYNVYTGTLDGEKVTVCSTGIGGPSAAIAVEELAKCGADTFIRIGTCGGIDLKIWGGDLIIASSAIRAEGTSYEYLPIGYPAAADYSVVRALADSAEELSADENGKRYHVGVVHSKDSFYGQVEPERSGVADYLLPRWKSFVKCGCLSSEMECAAIYSVGMVLGVRCGGVLTALWNMERSKQGLPDTMTDDSSRGIKCAVEAIRKLIHQDKHQ
- a CDS encoding zinc ribbon domain-containing protein — its product is MKFCAKCGAQMEDGMKFCGSCGAVVSDDAATQQPQYGQTQPYNNYAQGVAAAPKQPNQTVQKIVAKVKKNPLIAIIPLAALVAVIVLIIVLVNVTKYQKIDAKELFRFEFEGLNSHGTVTGELNAYPADVYDDYDKILAMSKDMKNLTNVVDAEDAEYLARLLGTDKKVSPYLSLDPAELKKVWTKAKDPAEMVSMRKALLQTNSKKNFTIKAKFNKEKDLKNGDKIKVTVDYDEKALKDAKIKLTNTEFEIEVKNLEDGIEFDPFDSKYLTVSFEGVDGSGSMNMSTTSDTPEEIRYQSDNKYDRNLKNGDKVTITCSTYDELKPAGDAFYFESDNKFYIIKSKDALTKEIEVTGLTELKEIDVFENIKFKFERGTPFLDVSRVDNDDMDKVIVDNVSFSVLDGENLKVGDKFKVKAYPYSSLSEEGYKIKGEPDSEGYFIKEFTVDDTMPAYVTSANGRAAYESADFKDMIADEESELKEHLQGKSSSWLFYDTNVEYDGDIEKIESLTLKDVYVSFTDKNNSRNISDYVNRIYGVYDVKVKTDGEEKQSASFIAVVFADNIICDNGKFIKQSSYSSFSFHFYGSMADFNKEISGKEGYTLTKCGSSGEVKDKPDDSKPEETTTTTTAKPEKDNKDDSKVEKTDDSKAEEKDDSKDKEKETKKETEKATEKAEDKPADEEKAS